CAAATGTGTCTCACGTCTAATTCTAATGCATAAATCCCTGTAAATCGTTTAGTTCAAATATTATAatactattaaaataaaaccaTATTTGTATACAGTGTTAAACACTCCTATTGCTAAGAGAGTATTTCCATCACCAACAAAAGTTCGTTTGACCCTTTACCCAATCCACCTGACCCACCCAATTTGCCTTCTTTATGCGGAGTCTGCAGAAatgcatataaattaaaaaaaagggggTTAACTTATTGTAATTTCATCTCTGGTGAATTTGAATATGCAAATAGTAAATATTGTCATGATTCAGCGGGTCATGccacttattttattttcattaatttctAACCTTTACACCACAATTTGTTAGCCTAATTGCAGATAAGAATATTTAGTTGACCTGCTATTATTCATGATAACGCTACAACTCATTTACTATGCTGAACATGTAAAACAAAGGCCCATTCACCTTTGCTGTTGGATGAACTTTTGCTGACGGGTGAATGTAAACATCACCGATTATGGCGACACTCTTTGAACCATCTCCTTCGGTCAAAAGATGCGGTGAGGTGTGGCGAAACAGAGAAAGATACAAGCCAGAGCATTTCAAAGACATTCTGCATAAGCGTGAACAAGGAACGATTACCTTGTAAAGGACTGGCTTGATCTATGGCTGAGATAAAGGATTTAAAATGAACACCACTTACCCAGGTGTTTTTATTTGTTCCCAAAAGTCCATAGTTTCATACGTGTACAACTGCTTCTTTCCTGCAAGTGGTGATAATATATCTTGGTCCAATCTAACAAACTCTGCAGGAAGACTCCTATCAGATGTACTTGTATCAGGACAGATGTTGGAAAACAAAATTATAGTCATTAAATTCCCAAAGCCtaagttttgtttttatcaatTAAGTCATTAATCTGTAAGTGTAAAAAAGGTATAAGAACAGAAGAAGGGAAAAAAATAAGGTCGATCTTATAATCCTAAGTTACTGCATTAGTACCTTGTTGCAGATTGTAGGGCTTCAAAGCTGGATTGACGTCTTAGGTTAGCTACAAGGCAGTCAATAAATAGATTTAAGGTTACATGATACGATGATATGTCACCAAATAActacataaaattaaatttacaatACAAATCTATGGCAATGATACAAACAGTAACTTTTGCACTGGTAATTTCTTATAATTCACCTCTGTCTTTTCGTTGTGTAGATACACCCTGAATGGCAGTAAAGATCTCTGGTGTAAATACATAAACACCACAATTTATTCGGTCACTGACCTGTAAATCAGATATCTTATTAGACCCAGTGAGTAATAAAATCTGATGTAAATAATGACTTCACTCAAGCACGTACAAAAGTTTCAGGTTTCTCTGTATAATGCAGCAACTCATTGGAACTAGAATCAGCTACCAGCTCTCCAAATTGGTCTGCTGATTCAGGGGAGACCTGCACCGCAAGGTAGAGCACAATGCCaagtaagaaaaaaagattTCCTGGACAAATGGTTTCTATTTTTACCAATGACTTTTAAAAAAGCTATACCAACCTTAATTACGAGGATTGTTCCCATTCCACCATATCTTTTATGAGCCTCTATGATCATATGAAGTACATATCAGCAAAACCTGGTTATACATTCAGTTTTAACATCAACATTTGACAAGTCAAAGAAAGAAGACATACCAAGCATCTCAGTTAATGGGAAGCTGCAACAAACATCACAGTTCAGCAAGAAGATATGTGACTGTCAGGAAAATAACACAGTGCCACGTTAACATTCTTGATCACTAGGTAGGATATTCAGAAAATGGTATTTTCTTTTCACattcttttttgttgttttaatgAAGACAATAAAAAATGAGAAGGGCAAAGGTTAGAACCGGGTTATCTTCCATGATAAGATCTCTGAAATTGTATAATCCACCAGCAGACCCATGTGGCTTGTCCTCTTTCAAGTATCTGTTTCAGGATGATACAAAGGTAAAACACAgttacaatatattaaaaaaggttAAACCTGAGGTCGACTCTaacattataaaaaagaaaggcAAAGTATCAAGACGAAAAAGATTAGAAAATTACCTGACAGGGACTTTCAGCTCATTAGAGATGGAGGACACATATAGGGCAAACTCGCGCTCCTCATAAAAGCCAACAAGATAAATCTGTGCTAGGTTCGGTATCTACAACGGAAAGTATTCAAGTCAGAAGTTTTCACCATTAACCTTTGTTACAAAGATTTAAATTTCacatttttcaattaaaaaagtGGCTAAAGTAGCAAAAATTTTTGGCTGTTGTATTGAGTATATAACATAAAGCTTACCTTCTTACAGGCAGAGATTGGATGATGAACCATTGGCTGTCCTGCCAATGGGAAAAGTGGCTTCGGAATATTCAGTGATAACGGTCTGAATCGAGtacctaaaaaaatatatatccaacatgaattaaaataaacaaaaagaatataaaatccaaaagaatcattCATAAAGTTCAAACAAACTATAAGAAACAATAATGGCTTTTATTGTGTTAAATAAGCAAAAAAGCTATAAGCCATGAAAAAAAaactaggccaaacaccccATATCTGTTCCAACTAACTAATAGAATAATTTATAACTTTCTCCCCTTTTCAAAATCAGATTCCATTTTAAGCTCCGAATGAtcaataaactttaaaataagaacacataAGAAACacacatatacgagtatattacaTACAGACACCGAACAAAAACTACTAGATTCACATTTATACAtctcaaatatcaaatatgagTCGGAAAACggatgcatattttttttttaaaaaaaaaaagcagataGAAACCAAAGATGCACAATTTCAGATGCAAAGCACGGAATTTGTGTAtagatgttttttttaaaaaaatatatgcatttttaaaaatgtacatCCAATTTTCATGATACATGAGATGTAGGGATATGAATCTAGTGATTTCGTTGTGAATATTTGATACATCGTTACTTCTAAAATATTGTTATTTAGTTGACTATGTATACACACACAGAATGTAAGGCTGATTGATCTAAAAACAAAATTCAGATAAAAATACGAAGAAGTTATGCcatgatgaatttttaaaaaatgatgataataaatttaaaatatgtgACAGCAATTGAAgtgagtatataaaaaaaaaggaaggaaTTGGACCTTTAGTGGGGCCACCAACCATGATCACAGCAACAGCTCTTTGATCATCATCTGAGCTCATTATTCCCATTCCTAATTCTGTGTTGTGTGATATAATAGATactactactatatatatatagatctgtCTGTCTCTATAGCAGCCACAGATAACtaattactactactactagttCAATTTGTAACAAGTATAAAAATACAATTGGCGCTTAATTTGTAACCAACACAAATAGAGACTGAATAATGAAATTTGGAGGATGCGATAATTGTACTgaaaatgtgattgagaaaATAAAGAGAATTGAAATGAAGTAAGAAAAAGGACTTTGGAAGAGTGTATATCTATGTATGTGAGGGTAGGGATGAATGAATGGAATATATGGCTTATAGCTACAGTTATTGCGTGTACATGATGATCTTATATATATCTCTATCTATCTGATGATATCTATTCTATTCTATGTacgaaaaaaatatacatatgataTCGGGAGGGACCCTCTCGTCCAATAAGCATAAGCCGACAGTTTGAGATCGGATCGGATCGGATCACAAGTGAACTCTGAAAATTTTAACAAGTTGTCACAAATTCACGTTGTTTGACGAGTGTAGTCTAATCAAGACATTGCATACTCAATAAATTTGAGATTAATCTACAACCCattttacatataattatatcatatatgattcaTTATTACGTTTCGAttgcatatattattatatcCAAGCGTAGTCATGAGTCGCCGAACAGTTTTCATGatactaaaa
The Erigeron canadensis isolate Cc75 chromosome 2, C_canadensis_v1, whole genome shotgun sequence DNA segment above includes these coding regions:
- the LOC122589047 gene encoding mannose-1-phosphate guanyltransferase alpha: MGIMSSDDDQRAVAVIMVGGPTKGTRFRPLSLNIPKPLFPLAGQPMVHHPISACKKIPNLAQIYLVGFYEEREFALYVSSISNELKVPVRYLKEDKPHGSAGGLYNFRDLIMEDNPSHIFLLNCDVCCSFPLTEMLEAHKRYGGMGTILVIKVSPESADQFGELVADSSSNELLHYTEKPETFVSDRINCGVYVFTPEIFTAIQGVSTQRKDRANLRRQSSFEALQSATRSLPAEFVRLDQDILSPLAGKKQLYTYETMDFWEQIKTPGMSLKCSGLYLSLFRHTSPHLLTEGDGSKSVAIIGDVYIHPSAKVHPTAKIGPNVSISANARIGAGVRLINCIILDDVEIKENAVVIHSIVGWKCSIGRWSRVQAEGDHNAKLGVTILGEAVNVEDEVVVINCIVLPNKTLNVSVQHEIIL